The proteins below are encoded in one region of Thunnus maccoyii chromosome 24, fThuMac1.1, whole genome shotgun sequence:
- the harbi1 gene encoding putative nuclease HARBI1 isoform X1, which translates to MRMAISIAILDCDLLLHGRGHKTLDRFDLDSVSDNFLLTQFGFPREFILYLVEFLRESLCRRTQRSRAISPEVQVLAALGFYTSGSFQTSMGDTIGISQASMSRCVSNVTRALVEKAPQFITFNRDPSSREQSFQEFQRVAGFPGVLGVLDCVQVAIKAPNSEDSSYVNKKGFHSVGCQLVCDARGLLLSAETHWPGGLKDTDVLERSALHKQLQETSEGWLLGDRRYPLRKWLMTPVDCPESPAEFRYNLAHTATHEIVDRTFRAIQTRFRCLDGTKGYLQYSPERSSSILLACCVLHNASLQSGLDAWTLERTDPLEQPESLEQRPEDRDSQAEDLRKQLILKHFS; encoded by the exons ATG AGAATGGCGATCTCTATAGCCATCTTGGACTGTGATCTGCTCCTACATGGTCGAGGCCATAAAACCCTGGACCGCTTTGACCTGGACTCTGTCTCAGACAACTTCCTCCTCACACAATTTGGCTTCCCCAGAGAGTTTATCCTGTATCTGGTGGAGTTCCTCAGGGAG TCTCTGTGTAGACGCACCCAACGGTCTCGAGCCATCAGCCCTGAGGTCCAGGTGTTGGCTGCTTTGGGCTTCTACACATCAGGCTCTTTCCAGACGTCTATGGGAGATACTATCGGCATCAGCCAGGCATCAATGTCAAGATGTGTGTCCAATGTGACCAGAGCCCTTGTGGAGAAAGCTCCCCAGTTCATCACATTCAACAG AGATCCCTCCAGCAGAGAGCAGTCCTTCCAAGAGTTTCAGAGGGTGGCAGGATTCCCGGGAGTTCTGGGGGTTCTGGACTGTGTTCAG GTTGCTATCAAAGCTCCAAACAGCGAAGACTCGTCATATGTGAACAAGAAGGGGTTTCACTCTGTCGGCTGTCAGCTGGTTTGTGACGCCAGAGGATTGTTACTCAGTGCAGAAACACACTGGCCAGGCGGACTCAAAGACACTGATGTTCTAGAAAGATCTGCTCTCCACAAACAGCTGCAGGAAACTTCAGAGGGCTGGCTGCTGG GTGACCGACGTTATCCTCTAAGGAAGTGGTTGATGACTCCGGTGGATTGCCCAGAATCCCCTGCAGAGTTTCGATATAATCTTGCTCACACTGCTACGCATGAGATAGTGGACAGAACCTTCAGAGCCATCCAGACCAGATTCAGATGTTTAGACGGCACCAAAGGATACCTACAg tACTCTCCAGAGAGGAGTTCATCCATCCTGCTGGCCTGCTGTGTTCTCCACAACGCCTCCCTGCAGTCAGGATTAGACGCCTGGACTCTGGAGAGGACGGACCCTCTGGAGCAGCCCGAGAGCCTCGAACAGAGACCCGAAGACCGCGACAGCCAAGCAGAGGACCTCCGGAAACAGCTCATACTCAAACATTTCAGCTAA
- the atg13 gene encoding autophagy-related protein 13 isoform X1, with amino-acid sequence MDSDLSPQDKRDLDKFIKFFALKTVQVIVQARLGEKICTRSSSSPTGSDWFNLAIKDIPEVTHEAKKALAGQLPGIGRSMCVEISLKTSEGDSMELETWCLEMNENRCDKDIKVSYTVYNRLSVLLKSLLAITRVTPAYKLSRKQGHDYVILYRIYFGEVQLSGLGEGFQTVRVGVVGTPVGTVTLSCAYRTNLAFMSNRQFERSAPIMGIIVDHFVDPPCGSQRPANMGQPCNYRAPDDEEGGQFAGVQDSQEVCTTSFSTSPPSQLYTSRLCYQPPALAGAAELCHPAANPNQLLHAGKEGGVVLVPAQPPHAADAHLTVDHVPNTPGSSGDDDGLTQSGEGRSDGRRDEGRRSVSPSDPVESLNAFTRKVGAFVNKPNTQVTAASLDLPFAEFAPRGLDSEENDPMVQPPDSPPCPSPLQASLHSQGSEGSGQQDDFVMVDFRPAFSKDDLLPMDLGTFYREFQNPPQLASLSLHISSQSMAEDLDSLPEKLAVYEKNIDEFDAFVDMLQ; translated from the exons ATGGACAGTGACCTGAGTCCCCAGGATAAAAGAGACTTGGACAAGTTCATTAAGTTCTTTGCCTTGAAG acTGTCCAGGTGATAGTCCAAGCTCGTCTTGGAGAGAAAATCTGCACTCGCTCCTCGTCATCACCTACTGGATCTGACTGG TTTAATTTGGCCATCAAAGACATCCCAGAGGTGACTCATGAAGCCAAGAAGGCACTGGCTGGCCAGCTTCCAGGCATCGGGCGCTCAATGTGTGTCGAGATCTCCCTGAAGACGTCAGAG gGTGACTCAATGGAGTTAGAGACTTGGTGCCTGGAGATGAATGAAAA TAGGTGCGATAAGGACATCAAGGTGTCGTATACGGTTTACAaccgtctgtctgtccttctgaAGTCTCTGCTGGCCATCACCAGAGTAACACCCGCCTATAAACTGTCCAGAAAGCAGGGACACGACTATGTCATATTGTACAG GATCTACTTTGGAGAAGTCCAGCTGAGTGGATTAGGGGAAG gTTTTCAGACAGTCCGTGTCGGTGTTGTCGGTACTCCTGTTGGCACAGTCACACTTTCATGTGCCTACCGCACCAACCTGGCATTCATGTCTAACAG ACAGTTTGAGCGGTCAGCTCCCATCATGGGGATCATTGTGGATCACTTTGTGGATCCTCCCTGCGGCAGCCAGCGTCCTGCAAACATGGGACAGCCCTGCAACTACAG AGCTCCGGATGACGAGGAGGGAGGACAGTTTGCAGGAGTTCAGGATTCACAGGAGGTCTGCACCacctccttctccacctcccctccctcGCAG ctgtatACTTCCAGGTTATGCTACCAGCCTCCCGCTCTAGCAGGAGCTGCAGAGCTTTGTCACCCTGCAGCCAATCCAAACCAG CTATTGCATGCTGGGAAGGAGGGCGGGGTTGTGTTAGTTCCTGCCCAGCCTCCTCATGCAGCTGATGCCCATCTGACTGTAGACCATGTCCCCAACACACCTGGCAGCAG TGGTGATGACGACGGCCTGACGCAGAGCGGAGAAGGAAGGAGCGATGGACggagggatgaagggaggaGGAGCGTTTCTCCTTCTGACCCTGTAGAGTCTCTCAACGCATTCACGAGGAAAGTGGGAGCCTTTGTCAACAAACCCAACACacag GTAACAGCAGCCAGTCTTGACCTGCCGTTTGCTGAATTTGCTCCTAGAGGCCTGGACTCAGAGGAGAACGATCCCATG gtgcaGCCTCCAGACTCTCCCCCCTGCCCGTCCCCCCTGCAGGCCAGCCTCCACTCTCAGGGCTCCGAGGGATCGGGGCAGCAGGACGACTTCGTCATGGTCGACTTT CGGCCAGCCTTCTCTAAAGACGACCTGTTGCCGATGGATTTGGGCACCTTCTACAGAGAGTTTCAGAACCCTCCACAGCTGGCCAGCCTCTCACTACACATCAGCTCCCAGTCAATGGCTGAAGACCTG gaCTCACTGCCAGAGAAACTGGCCGTCTACGAGAAAAACATTGACGAGTTTGACGCTTTTGTGGACATGCTGCAGTAG
- the atg13 gene encoding autophagy-related protein 13 isoform X3: MDSDLSPQDKRDLDKFIKFFALKTVQVIVQARLGEKICTRSSSSPTGSDWFNLAIKDIPEVTHEAKKALAGQLPGIGRSMCVEISLKTSEGDSMELETWCLEMNEKCDKDIKVSYTVYNRLSVLLKSLLAITRVTPAYKLSRKQGHDYVILYRIYFGEVQLSGLGEGFQTVRVGVVGTPVGTVTLSCAYRTNLAFMSNRQFERSAPIMGIIVDHFVDPPCGSQRPANMGQPCNYRAPDDEEGGQFAGVQDSQEVCTTSFSTSPPSQCVCTLSPSPSKLSKPLPLDSLQFPLAPGLVTHTLYTSRLCYQPPALAGAAELCHPAANPNQLLHAGKEGGVVLVPAQPPHAADAHLTVDHVPNTPGSSGDDDGLTQSGEGRSDGRRDEGRRSVSPSDPVESLNAFTRKVGAFVNKPNTQVTAASLDLPFAEFAPRGLDSEENDPMVQPPDSPPCPSPLQASLHSQGSEGSGQQDDFVMVDFRPAFSKDDLLPMDLGTFYREFQNPPQLASLSLHISSQSMAEDLDSLPEKLAVYEKNIDEFDAFVDMLQ, encoded by the exons ATGGACAGTGACCTGAGTCCCCAGGATAAAAGAGACTTGGACAAGTTCATTAAGTTCTTTGCCTTGAAG acTGTCCAGGTGATAGTCCAAGCTCGTCTTGGAGAGAAAATCTGCACTCGCTCCTCGTCATCACCTACTGGATCTGACTGG TTTAATTTGGCCATCAAAGACATCCCAGAGGTGACTCATGAAGCCAAGAAGGCACTGGCTGGCCAGCTTCCAGGCATCGGGCGCTCAATGTGTGTCGAGATCTCCCTGAAGACGTCAGAG gGTGACTCAATGGAGTTAGAGACTTGGTGCCTGGAGATGAATGAAAA GTGCGATAAGGACATCAAGGTGTCGTATACGGTTTACAaccgtctgtctgtccttctgaAGTCTCTGCTGGCCATCACCAGAGTAACACCCGCCTATAAACTGTCCAGAAAGCAGGGACACGACTATGTCATATTGTACAG GATCTACTTTGGAGAAGTCCAGCTGAGTGGATTAGGGGAAG gTTTTCAGACAGTCCGTGTCGGTGTTGTCGGTACTCCTGTTGGCACAGTCACACTTTCATGTGCCTACCGCACCAACCTGGCATTCATGTCTAACAG ACAGTTTGAGCGGTCAGCTCCCATCATGGGGATCATTGTGGATCACTTTGTGGATCCTCCCTGCGGCAGCCAGCGTCCTGCAAACATGGGACAGCCCTGCAACTACAG AGCTCCGGATGACGAGGAGGGAGGACAGTTTGCAGGAGTTCAGGATTCACAGGAGGTCTGCACCacctccttctccacctcccctccctcGCAG tgtgtgtgtacactgagTCCTTCTCCCTCTAAACTGTCCAAGCCCCTCCCCCTGGACAGTCTGCAGTTCCCATTGGCTCCTGGACTTGTCACTCACACT ctgtatACTTCCAGGTTATGCTACCAGCCTCCCGCTCTAGCAGGAGCTGCAGAGCTTTGTCACCCTGCAGCCAATCCAAACCAG CTATTGCATGCTGGGAAGGAGGGCGGGGTTGTGTTAGTTCCTGCCCAGCCTCCTCATGCAGCTGATGCCCATCTGACTGTAGACCATGTCCCCAACACACCTGGCAGCAG TGGTGATGACGACGGCCTGACGCAGAGCGGAGAAGGAAGGAGCGATGGACggagggatgaagggaggaGGAGCGTTTCTCCTTCTGACCCTGTAGAGTCTCTCAACGCATTCACGAGGAAAGTGGGAGCCTTTGTCAACAAACCCAACACacag GTAACAGCAGCCAGTCTTGACCTGCCGTTTGCTGAATTTGCTCCTAGAGGCCTGGACTCAGAGGAGAACGATCCCATG gtgcaGCCTCCAGACTCTCCCCCCTGCCCGTCCCCCCTGCAGGCCAGCCTCCACTCTCAGGGCTCCGAGGGATCGGGGCAGCAGGACGACTTCGTCATGGTCGACTTT CGGCCAGCCTTCTCTAAAGACGACCTGTTGCCGATGGATTTGGGCACCTTCTACAGAGAGTTTCAGAACCCTCCACAGCTGGCCAGCCTCTCACTACACATCAGCTCCCAGTCAATGGCTGAAGACCTG gaCTCACTGCCAGAGAAACTGGCCGTCTACGAGAAAAACATTGACGAGTTTGACGCTTTTGTGGACATGCTGCAGTAG
- the atg13 gene encoding autophagy-related protein 13 isoform X2, which translates to MDSDLSPQDKRDLDKFIKFFALKTVQVIVQARLGEKICTRSSSSPTGSDWFNLAIKDIPEVTHEAKKALAGQLPGIGRSMCVEISLKTSEGDSMELETWCLEMNEKCDKDIKVSYTVYNRLSVLLKSLLAITRVTPAYKLSRKQGHDYVILYRIYFGEVQLSGLGEGFQTVRVGVVGTPVGTVTLSCAYRTNLAFMSNRQFERSAPIMGIIVDHFVDPPCGSQRPANMGQPCNYRAPDDEEGGQFAGVQDSQEVCTTSFSTSPPSQLYTSRLCYQPPALAGAAELCHPAANPNQLLHAGKEGGVVLVPAQPPHAADAHLTVDHVPNTPGSSGDDDGLTQSGEGRSDGRRDEGRRSVSPSDPVESLNAFTRKVGAFVNKPNTQVTAASLDLPFAEFAPRGLDSEENDPMVQPPDSPPCPSPLQASLHSQGSEGSGQQDDFVMVDFRPAFSKDDLLPMDLGTFYREFQNPPQLASLSLHISSQSMAEDLDSLPEKLAVYEKNIDEFDAFVDMLQ; encoded by the exons ATGGACAGTGACCTGAGTCCCCAGGATAAAAGAGACTTGGACAAGTTCATTAAGTTCTTTGCCTTGAAG acTGTCCAGGTGATAGTCCAAGCTCGTCTTGGAGAGAAAATCTGCACTCGCTCCTCGTCATCACCTACTGGATCTGACTGG TTTAATTTGGCCATCAAAGACATCCCAGAGGTGACTCATGAAGCCAAGAAGGCACTGGCTGGCCAGCTTCCAGGCATCGGGCGCTCAATGTGTGTCGAGATCTCCCTGAAGACGTCAGAG gGTGACTCAATGGAGTTAGAGACTTGGTGCCTGGAGATGAATGAAAA GTGCGATAAGGACATCAAGGTGTCGTATACGGTTTACAaccgtctgtctgtccttctgaAGTCTCTGCTGGCCATCACCAGAGTAACACCCGCCTATAAACTGTCCAGAAAGCAGGGACACGACTATGTCATATTGTACAG GATCTACTTTGGAGAAGTCCAGCTGAGTGGATTAGGGGAAG gTTTTCAGACAGTCCGTGTCGGTGTTGTCGGTACTCCTGTTGGCACAGTCACACTTTCATGTGCCTACCGCACCAACCTGGCATTCATGTCTAACAG ACAGTTTGAGCGGTCAGCTCCCATCATGGGGATCATTGTGGATCACTTTGTGGATCCTCCCTGCGGCAGCCAGCGTCCTGCAAACATGGGACAGCCCTGCAACTACAG AGCTCCGGATGACGAGGAGGGAGGACAGTTTGCAGGAGTTCAGGATTCACAGGAGGTCTGCACCacctccttctccacctcccctccctcGCAG ctgtatACTTCCAGGTTATGCTACCAGCCTCCCGCTCTAGCAGGAGCTGCAGAGCTTTGTCACCCTGCAGCCAATCCAAACCAG CTATTGCATGCTGGGAAGGAGGGCGGGGTTGTGTTAGTTCCTGCCCAGCCTCCTCATGCAGCTGATGCCCATCTGACTGTAGACCATGTCCCCAACACACCTGGCAGCAG TGGTGATGACGACGGCCTGACGCAGAGCGGAGAAGGAAGGAGCGATGGACggagggatgaagggaggaGGAGCGTTTCTCCTTCTGACCCTGTAGAGTCTCTCAACGCATTCACGAGGAAAGTGGGAGCCTTTGTCAACAAACCCAACACacag GTAACAGCAGCCAGTCTTGACCTGCCGTTTGCTGAATTTGCTCCTAGAGGCCTGGACTCAGAGGAGAACGATCCCATG gtgcaGCCTCCAGACTCTCCCCCCTGCCCGTCCCCCCTGCAGGCCAGCCTCCACTCTCAGGGCTCCGAGGGATCGGGGCAGCAGGACGACTTCGTCATGGTCGACTTT CGGCCAGCCTTCTCTAAAGACGACCTGTTGCCGATGGATTTGGGCACCTTCTACAGAGAGTTTCAGAACCCTCCACAGCTGGCCAGCCTCTCACTACACATCAGCTCCCAGTCAATGGCTGAAGACCTG gaCTCACTGCCAGAGAAACTGGCCGTCTACGAGAAAAACATTGACGAGTTTGACGCTTTTGTGGACATGCTGCAGTAG
- the harbi1 gene encoding putative nuclease HARBI1 isoform X2: MAISIAILDCDLLLHGRGHKTLDRFDLDSVSDNFLLTQFGFPREFILYLVEFLRESLCRRTQRSRAISPEVQVLAALGFYTSGSFQTSMGDTIGISQASMSRCVSNVTRALVEKAPQFITFNRDPSSREQSFQEFQRVAGFPGVLGVLDCVQVAIKAPNSEDSSYVNKKGFHSVGCQLVCDARGLLLSAETHWPGGLKDTDVLERSALHKQLQETSEGWLLGDRRYPLRKWLMTPVDCPESPAEFRYNLAHTATHEIVDRTFRAIQTRFRCLDGTKGYLQYSPERSSSILLACCVLHNASLQSGLDAWTLERTDPLEQPESLEQRPEDRDSQAEDLRKQLILKHFS, from the exons ATGGCGATCTCTATAGCCATCTTGGACTGTGATCTGCTCCTACATGGTCGAGGCCATAAAACCCTGGACCGCTTTGACCTGGACTCTGTCTCAGACAACTTCCTCCTCACACAATTTGGCTTCCCCAGAGAGTTTATCCTGTATCTGGTGGAGTTCCTCAGGGAG TCTCTGTGTAGACGCACCCAACGGTCTCGAGCCATCAGCCCTGAGGTCCAGGTGTTGGCTGCTTTGGGCTTCTACACATCAGGCTCTTTCCAGACGTCTATGGGAGATACTATCGGCATCAGCCAGGCATCAATGTCAAGATGTGTGTCCAATGTGACCAGAGCCCTTGTGGAGAAAGCTCCCCAGTTCATCACATTCAACAG AGATCCCTCCAGCAGAGAGCAGTCCTTCCAAGAGTTTCAGAGGGTGGCAGGATTCCCGGGAGTTCTGGGGGTTCTGGACTGTGTTCAG GTTGCTATCAAAGCTCCAAACAGCGAAGACTCGTCATATGTGAACAAGAAGGGGTTTCACTCTGTCGGCTGTCAGCTGGTTTGTGACGCCAGAGGATTGTTACTCAGTGCAGAAACACACTGGCCAGGCGGACTCAAAGACACTGATGTTCTAGAAAGATCTGCTCTCCACAAACAGCTGCAGGAAACTTCAGAGGGCTGGCTGCTGG GTGACCGACGTTATCCTCTAAGGAAGTGGTTGATGACTCCGGTGGATTGCCCAGAATCCCCTGCAGAGTTTCGATATAATCTTGCTCACACTGCTACGCATGAGATAGTGGACAGAACCTTCAGAGCCATCCAGACCAGATTCAGATGTTTAGACGGCACCAAAGGATACCTACAg tACTCTCCAGAGAGGAGTTCATCCATCCTGCTGGCCTGCTGTGTTCTCCACAACGCCTCCCTGCAGTCAGGATTAGACGCCTGGACTCTGGAGAGGACGGACCCTCTGGAGCAGCCCGAGAGCCTCGAACAGAGACCCGAAGACCGCGACAGCCAAGCAGAGGACCTCCGGAAACAGCTCATACTCAAACATTTCAGCTAA